The following are encoded together in the Thermosipho japonicus genome:
- the fba gene encoding class II fructose-1,6-bisphosphate aldolase — MYVNTKDILEKASKEFYAVPAFNINNLEFLIAILEGAVEKNAPVIIETSEGAIKYAGNGDPIRGAKFFVNLVKGYADTLNIPVALHLDHGKNLEYIAAAIKAGYSSVMIDASHEPFEENLKITKEVVKWAHAAGVSVEAELGQLAGIEDNVSAEENVLVDPQQAKIFVEETGVDFLAPAIGTSHGAFKFKGEAKLDFERLEKVKKLTNIPLVLHGASSVPAKYVELAEKYGADLGGAKGVPAEEIKKCVKLGINKVNTDTDLRIAFLAGLRKNLTENVKEFDPRKYFKEGMQFVKDVVMDRLEFLGASGKAI; from the coding sequence ATGTATGTAAACACTAAAGATATTTTAGAAAAAGCTAGTAAAGAGTTTTATGCTGTTCCAGCATTTAATATTAATAACTTAGAGTTCCTTATCGCAATTTTAGAAGGAGCAGTAGAAAAAAATGCACCTGTAATAATTGAAACAAGTGAAGGTGCGATAAAATATGCTGGAAATGGCGATCCAATTAGAGGAGCAAAATTTTTTGTAAATCTAGTTAAAGGATATGCTGATACTTTAAACATTCCTGTTGCATTACACCTAGACCATGGTAAAAATCTAGAATACATTGCTGCAGCAATTAAAGCTGGTTATTCTTCAGTAATGATCGATGCTTCACACGAACCATTTGAAGAAAATTTAAAAATTACTAAAGAAGTTGTTAAATGGGCTCATGCAGCTGGTGTCTCAGTTGAAGCAGAGTTAGGTCAACTTGCAGGTATTGAAGATAATGTTTCTGCTGAAGAAAATGTCCTTGTTGATCCACAGCAAGCAAAAATATTTGTTGAAGAAACAGGAGTAGACTTTCTTGCTCCAGCAATTGGAACAAGCCATGGAGCATTCAAATTCAAAGGTGAAGCTAAATTAGATTTTGAAAGGCTTGAAAAAGTTAAAAAACTAACAAATATCCCATTAGTATTACATGGGGCATCAAGTGTTCCTGCAAAATATGTTGAACTTGCTGAAAAATATGGTGCAGATCTTGGTGGAGCTAAAGGCGTTCCAGCAGAAGAAATCAAAAAATGTGTAAAACTTGGTATTAATAAGGTAAATACTGATACAGATTTAAGAATAGCATTCCTTGCTGGCTTAAGAAAGAATCTAACTGAAAACGTTAAAGAATTTGATCCTAGAAAATACTTTAAAGAAGGAATGCAATTTGTAAAAGATGTTGTTATGGATAGATTAGAATTTTTAGGTGCTTCTGGTAAAGCTATATAA
- the ackA gene encoding acetate kinase: protein MIVLVVNSGSSSIKYQLLDMDNEKVLCKGLAERIGIPGSRIVHKKDGEKFVIEHPMTNHDEALQLVLQTLKDEKMGAIKDFKEIDAVGHRVVHGGEKFSGSVLIDDEVINAIEEFSYLAPLHNPPNLMGIKAIMKLLPGVPNVAVFDTAFHAKMPKKAYLYAIPYEYYEKYKIRRYGFHGTSHRYVSRRTAEILGLDYNKSKIITVHLGNGASIAAVMNGKSVDTSMGFTPLEGLVMGTRSGDLDPSIVTFLMEKEGLSAEEVYTILNKKSGVLGLTSNFSSDMRDIEDKALENDPLCRLVLDIYEYRIAKYIGAYVAAMNGVDAISFTAGVGENSPITREEICENYLSYLGIKIDKEKNNVKGEERVISTPDSKVKVLIVPTNEELMIARDTKEIIEKGIKKLEY from the coding sequence ATGATTGTATTAGTTGTAAACAGTGGAAGTTCTTCTATAAAATACCAACTATTGGATATGGATAACGAGAAAGTTCTTTGTAAAGGCTTAGCAGAAAGAATCGGAATCCCTGGAAGCAGAATAGTACATAAAAAAGACGGCGAAAAATTTGTTATAGAACATCCAATGACAAATCATGATGAAGCATTACAGCTCGTTCTTCAAACACTAAAAGATGAAAAAATGGGTGCTATAAAAGACTTTAAAGAAATTGATGCAGTTGGGCACAGAGTTGTTCATGGTGGAGAAAAATTTTCCGGTTCTGTTTTAATAGATGATGAAGTTATAAATGCAATAGAAGAATTTTCATACCTTGCTCCACTACATAATCCACCAAATCTAATGGGAATTAAAGCAATTATGAAACTTTTACCTGGAGTGCCTAATGTAGCTGTATTTGATACTGCTTTCCATGCTAAAATGCCTAAAAAAGCTTATCTATATGCTATTCCATATGAATATTACGAAAAATACAAAATTAGAAGGTACGGATTCCACGGAACAAGCCACAGATATGTTTCAAGAAGAACTGCTGAAATACTCGGATTAGACTACAATAAATCAAAAATTATAACTGTTCACTTAGGAAACGGAGCATCAATTGCAGCAGTAATGAATGGGAAAAGTGTAGATACATCTATGGGATTCACACCACTTGAAGGTTTAGTTATGGGAACTCGCTCTGGGGATCTAGATCCTTCAATTGTAACTTTCTTAATGGAAAAAGAAGGTTTGAGTGCTGAAGAAGTTTATACAATTTTAAACAAAAAAAGTGGTGTGTTAGGACTTACAAGCAACTTTAGTTCAGACATGAGAGATATAGAAGACAAAGCTCTTGAAAATGATCCATTATGCAGGTTAGTACTAGATATTTACGAGTATAGAATTGCAAAATATATAGGCGCATATGTTGCGGCAATGAATGGAGTTGATGCTATATCATTTACAGCTGGAGTTGGAGAAAACTCACCAATTACACGTGAAGAAATTTGTGAAAACTATTTGAGCTACCTTGGTATTAAGATAGATAAAGAGAAAAACAATGTCAAAGGTGAAGAAAGAGTAATTTCAACTCCTGACTCCAAGGTTAAAGTTCTTATTGTCCCAACCAATGAAGAATTAATGATTGCAAGAGATACTAAAGAAATAATTGAAAAAGGAATTAAAAAACTAGAATATTAA
- a CDS encoding FliH/SctL family protein → MIIKKRYVYIDTPQLIKSENIEENKNLSSEYNKEIQKDILLEEAKKEAIKIVNEAKTNAKNIIESAKKEAEEIKNKALGEISQIKNKELEEINQKINDLNQKIISISNNFEEKLEKKVNELSNDMLYLIKTIIQKFLEKEIDEEVTKRKLEKVLMHIIGMKNVKLYLNPEDIKLLDEETLNHLRYRGIEIIEDNNVHSGVIAETESGTINTSLNFQIKLINEIIDEVLNNE, encoded by the coding sequence ATGATCATAAAAAAAAGATACGTTTATATAGATACTCCTCAATTAATAAAGAGTGAAAATATTGAAGAAAATAAAAATTTATCAAGTGAATATAATAAAGAAATTCAAAAAGATATACTTCTTGAAGAAGCCAAAAAAGAGGCTATAAAAATTGTTAATGAGGCAAAAACAAACGCAAAAAATATTATTGAATCTGCAAAAAAAGAAGCCGAAGAAATAAAAAATAAAGCATTAGGCGAAATATCACAAATAAAAAATAAAGAACTCGAAGAAATAAATCAGAAAATAAATGACCTTAATCAAAAAATCATTTCAATAAGCAATAATTTTGAAGAAAAGCTAGAAAAAAAAGTTAATGAATTAAGTAACGACATGTTATATTTAATAAAAACAATAATTCAAAAATTTTTAGAAAAAGAAATAGATGAAGAAGTAACAAAAAGAAAACTTGAAAAAGTTTTAATGCATATTATAGGAATGAAAAACGTAAAGCTTTACCTAAATCCAGAAGATATAAAGTTGCTCGATGAGGAAACTTTAAATCATTTACGTTACCGAGGAATAGAAATAATAGAAGACAATAATGTTCATTCAGGCGTTATAGCCGAAACAGAAAGCGGCACTATTAACACCAGCCTGAATTTTCAAATAAAATTAATAAATGAAATAATCGATGAGGTATTAAACAATGAATAG
- the fliI gene encoding flagellar protein export ATPase FliI, with protein sequence MNRLELLKKKIENFNPYQKIGSVSKIVGLTIESKGPDAFLGELCKIITDYKKTLAEVVGFNDNGIILMPLEDISGLKKGCQVLKTGEYVSVPVSEELLGKVIDSLGRPLDGTKIYTKEKIPIVREAPNPLIRKRITTPISVGVRAIDGFLTLGYGQRIGIFAGSGVGKSTLLGMIARNTSADINVISLIGERGREVREFIEKDLKKEGLKRSVVVVSTSDQPALLRVKALLTATSIAEYFRDKGYNVLLMVDSLTRWAMAQREVGLATGEPPTTRGYPPSVFAGLPKILERAGNSDKGSITGIYTVLVESDDFNEPISDTVRGIVDGHIILSRKLAESAHYPAIDILMSVSRLMNDITRKEHKIAALKIKDLLATYYDAKDLIDVGAYKKGTNPKIDKAIELIDEINKFLRQSVDEKMNFEDTVDYLISIANKI encoded by the coding sequence ATGAATAGATTAGAACTTTTAAAAAAGAAAATTGAAAATTTTAATCCTTATCAAAAGATAGGATCAGTAAGTAAGATTGTCGGATTAACTATAGAATCAAAAGGGCCAGATGCCTTTTTAGGTGAATTATGTAAAATTATCACCGACTACAAAAAGACCCTCGCTGAAGTAGTTGGTTTTAACGATAATGGAATAATATTAATGCCATTAGAAGACATAAGTGGTCTAAAAAAAGGTTGTCAAGTATTAAAAACAGGTGAATATGTTAGTGTACCTGTTTCTGAAGAGTTACTCGGAAAAGTTATAGATTCTCTTGGAAGACCGCTTGATGGTACAAAGATATACACAAAAGAAAAAATACCTATAGTAAGAGAAGCTCCTAATCCATTAATTAGAAAAAGAATTACTACTCCTATCTCTGTTGGAGTTAGAGCAATCGATGGTTTTTTAACATTAGGTTATGGTCAAAGAATCGGTATCTTTGCAGGCAGTGGTGTTGGAAAAAGTACATTGCTTGGAATGATTGCCAGAAATACTTCTGCAGATATTAATGTTATTTCATTAATCGGTGAAAGAGGAAGAGAAGTTAGGGAATTTATTGAAAAAGATCTAAAAAAAGAAGGCTTAAAACGCTCAGTTGTTGTTGTATCTACCTCTGATCAACCCGCTCTCCTAAGAGTTAAGGCATTACTTACAGCAACTTCTATAGCAGAATATTTTAGGGACAAAGGTTATAACGTCCTCTTAATGGTTGACTCACTTACAAGATGGGCAATGGCACAAAGAGAAGTGGGACTTGCAACAGGCGAACCTCCTACAACGAGGGGATATCCACCAAGCGTCTTTGCAGGGTTACCAAAAATATTAGAAAGGGCTGGTAATTCTGATAAAGGAAGCATAACCGGTATATATACTGTTCTTGTTGAATCAGATGATTTTAACGAGCCTATATCGGATACTGTAAGGGGTATTGTTGATGGTCATATAATATTATCCAGGAAACTTGCAGAATCTGCTCACTATCCAGCAATTGATATTTTAATGAGTGTAAGCAGGCTAATGAATGATATTACTAGAAAAGAACATAAAATTGCAGCATTGAAAATTAAAGATCTTCTTGCCACCTATTACGATGCAAAGGATTTAATAGATGTTGGAGCGTACAAAAAAGGTACGAATCCAAAAATTGATAAAGCAATAGAATTAATTGATGAAATAAACAAATTTTTAAGGCAATCCGTTGATGAAAAAATGAACTTTGAAGATACTGTTGATTATCTAATTTCAATTGCAAATAAAATCTAA
- the gap gene encoding type I glyceraldehyde-3-phosphate dehydrogenase yields MKIAINGFGRIGRLVLRELIRRNSDIEVVAINDLTDAATLAHLFKYDSVHKVLPNEVKATENSIIIDGKEIKIFAERDPENLPWKELGVDVVVESTGVFRNREGAEKHLKAGAKKVVITAPAKGEDITIVFGCNEEQLSSEHNIISCASCTTNSIASIAKIINDEFKIVTGHLITVHSYTNDQRILDLPHKDLRRARAAAVNIIPTTTGAAKAVAVVVPELKGKLDGMAIRVPTPDGSLTGLSVIVEKATSAEEVNEVIKKATEGKLKGIIGYNTEPIVSSDIVGTRFAGIFDATLTKVMNGTLVNVFSWYDNEYGYTNRVVDTLELVEKKL; encoded by the coding sequence ATGAAAATAGCTATCAACGGTTTTGGAAGAATAGGAAGATTAGTTCTTAGGGAACTTATACGCCGCAATAGTGACATTGAAGTTGTTGCTATCAACGATTTAACCGATGCTGCTACATTAGCTCATCTTTTCAAATACGATTCAGTACACAAAGTACTACCTAATGAAGTTAAAGCTACAGAAAACTCTATTATAATCGATGGTAAGGAAATTAAAATCTTTGCAGAAAGAGATCCTGAAAATCTTCCATGGAAAGAACTAGGTGTAGATGTTGTTGTAGAATCTACAGGAGTATTTAGAAACAGAGAAGGTGCTGAAAAGCATTTAAAAGCAGGTGCAAAAAAAGTTGTAATTACCGCTCCTGCTAAAGGTGAAGATATTACAATAGTTTTTGGTTGCAATGAAGAACAACTTTCTTCTGAACACAATATCATTTCCTGTGCATCTTGTACAACAAATTCAATTGCATCAATTGCAAAAATAATTAATGATGAGTTTAAAATAGTAACTGGTCACCTTATTACAGTACACTCTTACACTAATGACCAAAGAATTTTAGACTTACCACACAAAGATCTTAGAAGAGCTAGAGCAGCTGCTGTTAACATAATTCCTACAACAACTGGTGCTGCAAAAGCAGTTGCAGTGGTTGTTCCTGAATTAAAGGGAAAACTTGATGGAATGGCAATAAGAGTTCCTACACCAGATGGCTCACTTACAGGATTAAGTGTAATAGTTGAAAAAGCTACTTCAGCTGAAGAAGTAAATGAGGTAATCAAAAAAGCTACAGAAGGTAAATTAAAAGGAATTATTGGTTACAACACTGAACCAATTGTAAGTAGTGATATTGTTGGAACAAGATTTGCTGGAATCTTTGATGCGACATTAACTAAAGTTATGAACGGAACATTGGTAAACGTATTCTCATGGTATGACAACGAATATGGATACACAAACAGAGTTGTTGATACACTTGAATTAGTAGAAAAGAAATTATAA
- a CDS encoding phosphoglycerate kinase, which translates to MEKLTIKDIDLKGKRVIMRVDFNVPMKDGEITDDTRIVEALPTIKHAIENGAIVILLSHLGRPKGERKPEFSLAPVAKRLSELLGKEVTFIPELYGEIVNEKVKNAKEGDVILLENTRFDKGETKNDPELAKKWAELANIHVNDAFGTAHRAHASNVGIAQYIPSVAGFLMEKEIKFLSKATTNPEKPYVVVLGGAKVSDKIGVITNLLDKADKILIGGAMMFTFLKSLGYNVGSSLVEDDKLDLAKRILEQAKEKGTEIVLPVDAVCAQKIEAGVETKTIDIKDGIPEGWMGLDIGPKTVELFRNSISGAKTIVWNGPMGVFEIEDFSNGTKEVAIAIAEETSKGAITIIGGGDSAAAISKFGLKDKVSHVSTGGGASLEFLEGKELPGIASIANKKKIEN; encoded by the coding sequence ATGGAAAAATTAACAATAAAAGATATAGATCTAAAAGGAAAACGAGTTATAATGAGAGTTGATTTTAACGTTCCTATGAAAGATGGAGAAATTACTGATGATACAAGAATAGTTGAAGCACTTCCAACAATAAAACATGCTATTGAAAACGGTGCTATTGTGATTTTACTTTCACACCTTGGAAGACCAAAAGGCGAAAGAAAACCTGAGTTTTCTCTTGCACCTGTTGCCAAAAGGCTTAGCGAACTTCTTGGAAAAGAGGTTACATTCATTCCAGAACTTTATGGAGAAATTGTAAATGAAAAAGTTAAAAATGCAAAAGAAGGAGATGTTATTTTACTTGAAAACACAAGATTTGACAAAGGTGAAACTAAAAATGATCCAGAACTTGCGAAAAAATGGGCTGAACTTGCCAATATACATGTAAACGATGCATTTGGAACAGCCCACAGAGCTCACGCAAGTAATGTTGGAATTGCACAGTATATACCAAGTGTTGCTGGATTTTTAATGGAAAAAGAAATTAAATTCTTATCTAAAGCTACAACTAATCCTGAAAAACCATATGTTGTTGTATTAGGTGGTGCAAAAGTTTCAGACAAAATTGGGGTTATAACAAACCTTCTTGATAAAGCAGATAAAATTTTAATCGGCGGCGCTATGATGTTTACTTTCTTAAAATCTCTTGGATACAACGTTGGTTCATCACTAGTTGAAGATGATAAGTTAGATCTTGCAAAAAGAATTTTAGAACAAGCAAAAGAAAAGGGGACCGAAATAGTTCTTCCAGTTGATGCTGTATGTGCTCAAAAAATTGAAGCAGGAGTTGAAACAAAAACAATTGATATTAAAGATGGTATTCCTGAAGGTTGGATGGGGCTTGATATTGGACCTAAAACAGTTGAACTCTTTAGAAATAGTATATCTGGTGCTAAAACAATAGTTTGGAATGGGCCAATGGGAGTTTTTGAAATAGAAGATTTCTCAAACGGAACTAAAGAAGTTGCAATTGCTATTGCTGAAGAAACATCAAAAGGAGCTATTACAATCATTGGTGGTGGAGATAGTGCAGCAGCAATCTCAAAATTTGGACTTAAAGACAAAGTATCACACGTTTCAACAGGTGGTGGAGCATCTCTCGAATTCCTAGAAGGAAAAGAATTACCTGGTATAGCATCAATTGCAAATAAAAAAAAAATAGAAAACTAA
- the tpiA gene encoding triose-phosphate isomerase, with amino-acid sequence MAGNWKMHKTPTESAHFASILLNAFHGEKEFDIIVAPTFISIPAVHEILRDSNIKVAAQNMYFEDEGAYTGEISWKMLKESGVEYVIIGHSERRNIFGETDEMINKKIKKAIEVGLTPIFCVGEKLEERDEGLTFAVVETQIKKGLKNIEDIEKIIIAYEPVWAIGTGKVATPAQAQEVHSFIRSLISKMYSKERAEKVRILYGGSIKPNNFFSLIVQPDIDGGLVGGASLKESFIELGKILKQVI; translated from the coding sequence TTGGCTGGAAACTGGAAAATGCACAAAACCCCAACTGAATCTGCACATTTTGCATCAATATTACTAAATGCATTTCATGGTGAAAAAGAATTTGATATTATAGTCGCTCCTACTTTCATATCGATACCAGCAGTACACGAAATTCTAAGAGATTCTAATATTAAGGTTGCAGCACAAAATATGTACTTTGAAGATGAAGGTGCATACACTGGAGAAATATCTTGGAAAATGTTAAAAGAATCTGGTGTTGAGTATGTAATAATAGGTCATAGTGAAAGACGAAACATCTTTGGAGAAACAGATGAAATGATTAACAAAAAGATAAAAAAAGCTATAGAAGTTGGTCTAACGCCTATTTTCTGTGTTGGAGAAAAACTTGAAGAAAGAGATGAAGGCCTTACATTTGCAGTAGTTGAAACTCAAATTAAAAAAGGATTAAAAAATATAGAGGACATTGAAAAAATAATTATAGCTTACGAGCCAGTCTGGGCTATTGGAACAGGAAAAGTTGCAACTCCAGCTCAAGCTCAGGAAGTTCATAGCTTTATAAGGTCACTTATTTCAAAAATGTACTCAAAAGAAAGAGCCGAAAAAGTTAGAATACTTTACGGTGGTAGCATTAAACCAAATAACTTCTTTAGTTTAATAGTACAACCAGACATAGATGGTGGACTAGTTGGAGGCGCAAGTCTTAAGGAAAGTTTCATAGAACTTGGAAAAATTTTAAAACAAGTGATATAA
- a CDS encoding response regulator, with the protein MPHILIIDDERNVRFLIEKFLEEFSYDSLSTVEEALKNIFEKNINYDLIISDLKLPGKSGIELVKALREKAIDTPILIVSAYTKPEILSELFKFERVDFLSKPFTKEELLSKVKELIDEPKESFDKALRMANEFLNSGDLNKAEKLIKKMFSLSPSSPIPHYLMYELLKKRGNMELANKHLNAAKSLDENIEVKKDEENK; encoded by the coding sequence ATGCCACACATTCTTATAATTGATGATGAAAGAAATGTAAGATTTTTAATTGAAAAATTTTTGGAAGAATTTTCTTATGATTCTCTATCTACAGTTGAAGAAGCTTTAAAAAACATATTTGAAAAAAATATAAACTATGATCTTATAATTTCTGATTTAAAATTACCTGGAAAGTCTGGCATAGAACTTGTCAAAGCATTAAGGGAAAAAGCAATTGATACACCTATTTTAATTGTGTCAGCATATACAAAACCAGAAATTTTATCTGAATTATTCAAATTCGAACGTGTTGATTTTCTTTCAAAACCTTTTACCAAAGAAGAATTACTTTCAAAGGTAAAAGAATTAATTGATGAACCTAAAGAATCTTTCGATAAAGCATTAAGAATGGCAAATGAATTTCTAAATTCTGGTGATCTAAATAAAGCAGAAAAACTTATTAAAAAAATGTTTAGTCTGTCACCTTCTTCACCAATACCACATTACCTTATGTATGAATTACTTAAAAAACGCGGAAATATGGAACTTGCGAATAAACACTTGAATGCCGCAAAGTCTCTTGATGAAAACATTGAGGTGAAAAAAGATGAAGAAAACAAATGA
- a CDS encoding potassium channel family protein produces the protein MKKTNEFFIVIIGCGKVGGNIASMASSIGHSVVVIDKNQESFENLSPEFTGFTIIGDATEKDVLENAKVSKADYVFVLTEDDNTNFLISLQCKYYFGAKNIISRIYDPENSVLFSEYNIDVVSPTMLLIGDLKNILVGESL, from the coding sequence ATGAAGAAAACAAATGAATTTTTTATTGTTATTATAGGCTGTGGTAAGGTAGGCGGGAATATTGCCAGTATGGCATCATCCATCGGGCACAGTGTCGTTGTAATAGACAAAAATCAAGAGTCATTCGAGAATTTGTCACCTGAGTTTACTGGTTTTACAATTATTGGGGATGCTACTGAAAAAGATGTCCTCGAAAATGCCAAGGTTTCTAAAGCAGATTATGTATTTGTACTTACAGAAGATGATAATACAAATTTTTTAATCTCTCTACAATGTAAATATTATTTTGGAGCAAAAAATATAATTTCAAGAATTTATGATCCAGAAAATAGCGTTCTATTTTCAGAGTACAACATTGATGTTGTATCACCTACTATGCTTCTAATTGGTGATTTAAAAAATATATTGGTTGGTGAAAGTTTATGA